One Kineococcus radiotolerans SRS30216 = ATCC BAA-149 DNA window includes the following coding sequences:
- a CDS encoding RNA polymerase sigma factor, translating into MNPRPDPSPSRAAAAWTDPASWDDAAVGRALAAGDERALREAFTRWAPLVNGLARRRLEETDAQDVVQAVFVSAWRSRERFDPERSSLPAWLVGIARHRIADALTTRYRPEVLTDPEQLHGGDATVVLEPAPQDTATDRVVLLAEVDELGEPQRTLVRMAFFEDLTQTQIAERTGLPVGTVKSHLRRSLRRLRSRLEDDRADG; encoded by the coding sequence GTGAACCCCCGGCCCGACCCGTCACCGTCACGGGCGGCAGCCGCCTGGACCGACCCGGCGTCGTGGGACGACGCCGCGGTCGGCCGGGCGCTGGCCGCCGGGGACGAGCGCGCCCTGCGGGAGGCGTTCACCCGCTGGGCCCCGCTGGTCAACGGCCTCGCCCGGCGCCGGCTGGAGGAGACCGACGCCCAGGACGTGGTGCAGGCGGTCTTCGTCTCGGCCTGGCGCTCGCGGGAGCGCTTCGACCCCGAGCGGTCCTCGCTCCCGGCGTGGCTGGTGGGCATCGCCCGCCACCGCATCGCCGACGCCCTCACCACCCGCTACCGGCCCGAGGTCCTCACCGACCCCGAGCAGCTGCACGGCGGGGACGCCACCGTGGTGCTGGAGCCCGCGCCGCAGGACACCGCGACCGACCGCGTGGTCCTGCTCGCCGAGGTGGACGAGCTCGGGGAACCCCAGCGCACCCTCGTGCGGATGGCGTTCTTCGAGGACCTGACCCAGACGCAGATCGCCGAACGCACCGGTCTGCCCGTGGGTACCGTGAAGAGCCACCTCCGGCGGTCCCTGCGCCGGTTGCGTTCGCGCCTGGAGGACGACCGTGCCGATGGATGA
- a CDS encoding class F sortase, producing MRAPRPEARRDGGAPVPVRPRAGVRAVLACALALVGVLLIAGWWLARPAAGFGTPLPAPPAAAPAPTAPALAPGPVVTAAVPAPVGRRDAAPVPAAPEPVPVRLEVPALGVDAPVVPVGVDGAGALAVPDDPRVVGWYRWGPVPGEAGNAVLAGHVDTRDAGPGALFDLQDVADGMLVRVTSSDGSVSEHAVTARRSYPKDELPTGELFARQGPPQLVLVTCGGDFDPRTGTYEDNVVVTARA from the coding sequence GTGCGCGCGCCGCGGCCTGAGGCGCGCCGGGACGGGGGCGCACCGGTCCCGGTGCGCCCCCGGGCCGGGGTCCGCGCCGTCCTGGCGTGCGCGCTGGCCCTCGTCGGGGTCCTGCTGATCGCCGGGTGGTGGCTCGCGCGCCCGGCGGCGGGGTTCGGGACGCCCCTGCCGGCGCCGCCCGCCGCCGCTCCCGCTCCCACCGCCCCCGCGCTCGCGCCGGGGCCGGTGGTCACCGCGGCCGTCCCGGCGCCGGTGGGGCGCCGGGACGCGGCTCCCGTCCCCGCGGCCCCCGAGCCGGTCCCGGTGCGCCTGGAGGTGCCCGCCCTCGGGGTGGACGCTCCCGTCGTCCCGGTGGGCGTGGACGGGGCGGGGGCGCTGGCCGTGCCCGACGACCCCCGCGTCGTGGGCTGGTACCGGTGGGGCCCGGTCCCGGGCGAGGCGGGCAACGCCGTGCTCGCCGGGCACGTCGACACCCGCGACGCGGGGCCCGGTGCCCTCTTCGACCTCCAGGACGTGGCGGACGGCATGCTCGTGCGGGTCACCTCCTCCGACGGGAGCGTCTCCGAGCACGCGGTGACGGCCCGGCGCAGCTACCCCAAGGACGAGCTGCCCACCGGTGAGCTGTTCGCCCGGCAGGGGCCGCCGCAGCTGGTGCTGGTCACCTGCGGCGGCGACTTCGACCCCCGGACGGGGACGTACGAGGACAACGTCGTCGTCACGGCGCGGGCCTGA
- a CDS encoding DUF4397 domain-containing protein, whose amino-acid sequence MRTARSTAALVAAPMIALAVPVAVVATAGTAAAATTGTATVSILHAVPGLTVDVYANGQALVPGFTPGTLTDPQQLPTGSYDLAVYPAGADPATTQPAISANDVQVPAGANVTVVAHLSAEGAPTLTPFVNTPADLAAGQAELTVRHVAAAPAVDVRAGGQPALTGLTNPNEASATVPAGTVSADVVLAGTDQVAIGPADLTLPEGTETVVYAWGSAADGNLALATQQITAGAGAPTGVPSGSGGGAQDGLPGWVAGAGALTLAGAGVAAVASRRARAAA is encoded by the coding sequence ATGCGCACCGCCCGCAGCACCGCCGCTCTCGTCGCCGCACCGATGATCGCCCTCGCCGTCCCGGTGGCCGTGGTCGCCACCGCGGGCACCGCGGCCGCCGCCACGACCGGCACGGCCACCGTCTCGATCCTGCACGCCGTCCCCGGGCTGACCGTGGACGTGTACGCCAACGGCCAGGCCCTCGTGCCCGGCTTCACCCCGGGGACCCTGACCGACCCGCAGCAGCTGCCCACGGGCAGCTACGACCTCGCCGTCTACCCGGCCGGGGCGGACCCGGCCACCACCCAGCCGGCGATCTCCGCGAACGACGTGCAGGTCCCCGCCGGGGCGAACGTCACCGTCGTGGCCCACCTGAGCGCCGAGGGCGCCCCGACGCTGACGCCGTTCGTGAACACGCCCGCCGACCTGGCCGCGGGGCAGGCCGAGCTCACCGTCCGCCACGTCGCGGCCGCGCCGGCCGTGGACGTGCGCGCCGGCGGTCAGCCCGCGCTGACCGGGCTGACCAACCCGAACGAGGCCAGCGCCACCGTGCCCGCCGGCACGGTCAGCGCCGACGTCGTCCTCGCCGGGACCGACCAGGTCGCGATCGGCCCGGCCGACCTGACCCTGCCCGAGGGCACCGAGACGGTCGTCTACGCCTGGGGCTCGGCCGCGGACGGGAACCTCGCCCTGGCCACCCAGCAGATCACCGCCGGTGCGGGTGCTCCCACCGGCGTCCCGTCCGGTTCCGGCGGCGGGGCCCAGGACGGCCTGCCCGGCTGGGTGGCCGGCGCCGGCGCGCTCACGCTCGCCGGTGCGGGGGTCGCCGCCGTCGCCTCCCGGCGTGCGCGCGCCGCGGCCTGA